A portion of the Ferrimonas lipolytica genome contains these proteins:
- a CDS encoding NAD-dependent malic enzyme produces MDDNKRPLFIHYAGPVLLESPLLNKGSAFTDEERSSFNLHGLLPRAVETIEEQVIRAAEQYRSFTTDMDRHVYLRNIQDTNETLFYRLVEDHISEMMPIIYTPTVGAACEQFSNIYRRSRGLFISYEDRDRVDEVLYNAVGHNVKVIVITDGERILGLGDQGIGGMGIPIGKLALYTACGGISPAYTLPIVLDVGTDNPQRLNDPVYMGTRHARITGDEYNEFVDTVMQAIKRRWPQALVQFEDFAQRNAMPLLQRYKDNMCCFNDDIQGTAAVTVGSLLAACKAQGSELKEQTIAFLGAGSAGCGIAEAIIAEMVSQGLTDKKARSQVFMVDRWGLLLKGMPNLLNFQENLVQPQQLIEQWQTGSDNISLLEVVQNAKPSVLIGVSGTPGLFTQQVIESMAAHHDKPVVFPLSNPTSRVEATPEDILRWSNGRALVATGSPFSPVTIDDTEFVIAQCNNSYIFPGVGLGVLAAGADRVTDNMLMAASRALAECSPLAQKGEGALLPSLEEIQEVSKQIAFAVGKTAMADGVAMRVKLDHLREAIDNSFWQPEYRQYKRSAF; encoded by the coding sequence ATGGACGATAATAAACGCCCGTTATTTATCCACTACGCCGGTCCGGTGTTGCTTGAATCTCCTCTGCTCAACAAAGGCTCTGCCTTTACTGATGAAGAGCGCTCCTCATTTAACTTGCATGGACTACTGCCACGAGCGGTAGAGACCATTGAAGAACAAGTAATCCGGGCGGCGGAGCAATACCGTTCATTTACCACCGACATGGATCGCCACGTTTATCTGCGAAACATCCAAGACACCAACGAAACCCTGTTCTACCGTTTGGTTGAAGATCACATCAGTGAAATGATGCCGATCATCTACACCCCAACCGTAGGTGCAGCCTGTGAGCAGTTCTCAAATATCTACCGTCGTTCCCGTGGTTTGTTTATCTCCTATGAGGATCGCGACCGCGTTGATGAAGTACTCTACAACGCCGTTGGTCACAACGTAAAAGTGATTGTAATCACCGACGGCGAGCGGATCTTAGGTCTAGGTGATCAGGGTATCGGTGGTATGGGGATCCCAATCGGTAAATTGGCTCTCTACACCGCCTGTGGTGGTATTAGCCCTGCTTATACGCTACCGATTGTATTGGATGTCGGTACCGACAACCCACAGCGCCTGAACGATCCGGTCTACATGGGTACCCGCCATGCCCGAATCACTGGCGATGAGTACAATGAGTTTGTCGATACGGTAATGCAAGCGATCAAACGTCGCTGGCCCCAAGCGCTGGTACAATTTGAAGATTTCGCTCAGCGAAATGCTATGCCGTTGTTACAACGCTACAAAGACAATATGTGCTGCTTCAACGATGACATTCAAGGCACCGCCGCTGTCACCGTTGGTAGCCTGTTGGCTGCATGTAAGGCACAAGGTAGTGAGCTTAAGGAACAAACCATCGCCTTCTTAGGCGCCGGCTCTGCCGGTTGTGGTATAGCTGAAGCGATTATTGCTGAGATGGTATCGCAAGGCTTAACCGATAAAAAAGCGCGCTCTCAAGTGTTTATGGTCGACCGTTGGGGCTTGTTACTTAAAGGCATGCCAAACCTACTCAACTTTCAAGAGAACTTGGTGCAGCCACAACAACTGATTGAACAATGGCAAACCGGTAGCGACAACATCTCCTTGCTTGAGGTTGTTCAGAACGCCAAACCAAGTGTGTTAATTGGTGTCTCTGGTACCCCTGGTCTGTTTACTCAGCAAGTTATCGAATCGATGGCTGCCCATCACGACAAGCCGGTAGTATTCCCATTATCGAATCCAACCAGTCGTGTTGAAGCCACGCCAGAAGATATTCTGCGCTGGAGTAACGGCCGTGCCTTGGTTGCCACCGGCAGCCCATTTTCCCCGGTAACCATCGACGATACCGAGTTTGTTATTGCCCAATGCAATAACAGCTACATCTTCCCTGGGGTGGGTTTAGGGGTGCTCGCCGCTGGTGCCGATCGGGTAACCGACAACATGCTAATGGCCGCTAGCCGTGCTCTGGCGGAGTGTTCGCCATTGGCACAAAAAGGCGAAGGTGCGTTACTACCAAGTTTGGAGGAGATTCAAGAGGTAAGTAAACAGATCGCCTTTGCGGTTGGCAAAACGGCTATGGCGGATGGCGTCGCAATGCGGGTAAAACTTGACCACTTGCGTGAGGCTATCGACAACAGCTTCTGGCAACCTGAATATCGTCAATATAAGCGTTCAGCCTTCTAA
- a CDS encoding MFS transporter, translating to MSKSSKRQLFGWAMFDVANSAYTTVVVTVVYSAFFVSQIVPQQSSWGNSWWALAMILSSAMAMLLAPLLGSWVDLYGGKKRLLLINMWLCASATASLYWVEPGMISLGLLLLIVSNSCWMLSEVFCASFLTDIADESSMGWISGLGWGLGYLGGLASLVMVLFGVVTSVAGEAEYIEQNQWAMVAVAMYFIIVSLPTMIWLPEPRGFDKSQVCWREVWHRSILQFQHSWALSKRLPVLFNFFIVFTIYSAGMATVIKFFGIFVEAELTLSAAEKTTVFLALQVSAFLGSVGFGLLESRLGPRLTVFLTLLWWLAGLVCIYQLQQLSELLNTPENTLFVVCTVVAGAGLGATQSASRTIVGLLTPAQHSGLMFGYWGMFARLAAIIGSAAFAMVADLVSTRQALLVIMLFFVVGAALVIKLPIEQGIKQANND from the coding sequence ATGAGCAAAAGCAGCAAACGCCAGCTATTTGGTTGGGCGATGTTCGATGTGGCTAACTCCGCTTATACCACCGTTGTTGTTACGGTGGTTTACAGCGCATTTTTCGTTAGCCAAATTGTGCCGCAGCAGAGTAGTTGGGGTAACAGCTGGTGGGCGTTGGCGATGATATTGTCCAGTGCCATGGCAATGCTATTGGCTCCGCTGCTCGGTAGTTGGGTTGATCTGTACGGCGGAAAAAAGCGGCTACTGCTGATTAATATGTGGTTATGTGCCAGCGCCACCGCGTCATTGTATTGGGTTGAACCAGGCATGATATCGTTGGGGCTACTGCTGCTGATTGTCAGTAATAGTTGTTGGATGTTGTCCGAGGTGTTTTGTGCCAGCTTTTTAACCGACATTGCCGATGAGTCTTCGATGGGTTGGATCTCTGGCCTCGGCTGGGGGCTCGGTTACCTTGGTGGGCTAGCTAGCTTGGTGATGGTGCTGTTTGGGGTGGTTACTAGTGTTGCTGGTGAAGCAGAGTATATCGAGCAAAATCAATGGGCTATGGTTGCAGTTGCGATGTATTTTATTATCGTTTCGCTGCCCACTATGATCTGGTTGCCTGAGCCTAGAGGCTTCGATAAAAGCCAGGTCTGCTGGCGCGAGGTCTGGCATCGGTCAATACTGCAGTTTCAGCATAGCTGGGCCCTAAGCAAGCGCCTTCCAGTGCTATTTAACTTCTTTATTGTTTTCACCATTTATAGCGCCGGCATGGCGACGGTTATCAAATTCTTCGGGATCTTTGTTGAAGCTGAATTAACCCTGAGTGCTGCTGAAAAGACCACTGTGTTTTTGGCGTTGCAGGTATCAGCCTTTCTGGGATCGGTGGGTTTTGGCTTACTTGAGTCTCGCCTTGGGCCACGGTTAACGGTGTTTTTAACCCTGTTGTGGTGGTTGGCTGGACTTGTCTGTATCTACCAATTACAGCAGTTATCGGAGCTGCTTAATACGCCAGAAAATACCCTATTTGTTGTCTGTACCGTTGTGGCAGGTGCTGGTCTTGGGGCAACTCAAAGTGCCAGTCGCACCATTGTCGGTTTGCTCACCCCCGCCCAACACAGCGGATTGATGTTCGGTTACTGGGGCATGTTCGCTCGGTTGGCGGCAATCATCGGTAGCGCAGCATTTGCCATGGTTGCGGATCTGGTCTCAACTCGGCAAGCGTTATTGGTGATTATGCTGTTTTTTGTTGTCGGTGCAGCACTGGTGATTAAGTTGCCGATTGAGCAGGGGATAAAACAAGCCAATAACGATTAA
- a CDS encoding MaoC/PaaZ C-terminal domain-containing protein: MKVSLKQSQIPSHISLLWKVFTKKTQPAKLPLLRVQVDDFCFDEAAIEKYNRYCGFESGSFPLCYAFVATQPVQLIFLTDNRIPVTPLGMIHMGVSFEQITPFNCAESYRFELSVGEQQRGERGLEFELVGEFSLNGEAVARYRSRCFIKMEGTKGSGRPARVKPVKRTWAPLTPLQLDSTQARGYARLSGDYNPIHLHRLLSKPFGFDEPIAHGMYMVAKVLAASPTDLTKASFEFKRPALLPISGAVEGCDGAMRFVNDKNKPVVECQFG, from the coding sequence ATGAAGGTTAGCCTGAAGCAATCGCAGATCCCCTCCCATATCTCCTTGTTATGGAAGGTGTTCACCAAGAAAACTCAACCAGCAAAGCTGCCGTTGTTGCGGGTACAGGTTGACGATTTTTGTTTCGATGAAGCTGCGATTGAGAAATATAACCGTTACTGCGGTTTCGAGTCTGGTTCATTTCCACTTTGTTACGCCTTCGTCGCTACACAGCCCGTACAGCTTATATTCTTAACGGATAATCGTATCCCAGTAACGCCGCTTGGCATGATCCACATGGGGGTCAGTTTTGAACAAATAACCCCATTTAATTGTGCTGAAAGTTATCGTTTCGAACTTAGTGTTGGCGAGCAACAGCGTGGTGAGCGCGGCCTGGAGTTCGAGTTGGTAGGCGAGTTTAGTCTCAATGGAGAAGCGGTAGCACGCTATCGCTCGCGCTGCTTTATTAAGATGGAAGGCACCAAAGGCAGTGGCCGCCCCGCTAGGGTAAAACCGGTCAAGCGCACATGGGCGCCGTTAACGCCGTTGCAACTTGATAGTACCCAAGCTCGTGGTTATGCGCGTCTGTCTGGCGATTATAACCCGATTCACTTGCACCGATTATTGTCGAAACCATTTGGGTTTGATGAACCGATTGCCCATGGCATGTATATGGTTGCCAAGGTATTGGCGGCAAGTCCAACCGATCTAACTAAAGCGTCGTTTGAATTTAAACGACCAGCCCTGCTACCGATATCCGGTGCCGTAGAAGGCTGTGACGGCGCAATGCGCTTTGTTAATGACAAGAACAAGCCGGTGGTTGAATGCCAATTTGGCTGA
- the ppsA gene encoding phosphoenolpyruvate synthase, whose protein sequence is MTQYVLWYQELGMNDVNRVGGKNASLGEMISNLANAGVQVPGGFATTSDAFNEFLEQSGLNEKIYTVLDKLDVDDVNALAEAGKNIRQWIIDTPFQGDLNRAIEESYAELSADGSEEVSFAVRSSATAEDMPDASFAGQQETFLNVRGIAAVKLAIHHVYASLFNDRAISYRVHQGYDHRGVALSAGVQRMVRSDKSSSGVLFSIDTESGFEDVVFITSAYGLGEMVVQGAVNPDEFYVHKPTMAQGHNSIVRRNLGSKLIQMVYSGDEAHGKQVEIIDVPTEMTSKFSITDEEVMELAKQAVIIEKHYGRPMDIEWAKDGLDGKLYIVQARPETVRSNEDAQVIERFNLANRSNVLIEGRAIGHKIGAGTAKVLDSIEQMDLIQPGDVLVTDMTDPDWEPIMKRAAAIVTNRGGRTCHAAIIARELGIPAVVGCGDATSVIANGQEVTVSCSEGDTGFIYDSKLEFDVTESRVDSLPELSMKIMMNVGNPDRAFDFGRLPNEGIGLARLEFIINRMIGVHPKALLNLEDQDASTKAEIAEMMQGYDNPREFYIARLAEGVATLAASVYPKRIIVRMSDFKSNEYANLVGGDRYEPEEENPMLGFRGAGRYIDDSFRDCFALECEAIKRVRYEMGLTNVEMMIPFVRTVGEAEQVIAEMAKNGLKRGENGLKVQMMCELPSNALLADQFLDHFDGFSIGSNDMTQLTLGLDRDSGIISHLFDERDEAVKALLSMAIKACKARDKYVGICGQGPSDHEDFAQWLAEEGIDSVSLNPDTVVDTWLYLGKKLAK, encoded by the coding sequence GTGACCCAATATGTACTCTGGTATCAGGAACTTGGTATGAACGACGTCAACCGAGTTGGCGGAAAGAATGCCTCGTTGGGCGAAATGATCAGTAACCTAGCAAACGCAGGTGTGCAGGTGCCGGGTGGTTTTGCTACTACTTCAGATGCTTTTAACGAATTTTTAGAACAAAGTGGCCTGAACGAAAAAATCTACACAGTTCTCGATAAGCTTGATGTCGATGACGTGAATGCGCTTGCCGAAGCTGGTAAGAACATTCGTCAGTGGATTATCGATACACCTTTCCAAGGCGACTTGAACCGCGCCATTGAAGAATCTTACGCTGAACTTTCTGCTGACGGTAGCGAAGAGGTTTCATTTGCGGTTCGTTCATCTGCTACTGCTGAAGATATGCCTGATGCATCCTTCGCTGGTCAGCAAGAGACTTTCCTAAACGTTCGTGGCATCGCCGCTGTAAAGCTTGCTATTCACCACGTATACGCTTCCCTATTTAATGACCGCGCCATCTCTTACCGCGTTCACCAAGGCTACGATCACCGCGGTGTCGCGTTGTCCGCAGGTGTACAGCGCATGGTTCGCTCTGACAAATCATCTTCAGGTGTGTTGTTCTCAATTGATACCGAATCTGGCTTCGAAGACGTAGTGTTTATCACTTCGGCATACGGCTTGGGCGAGATGGTTGTTCAAGGCGCGGTTAACCCTGATGAATTCTACGTTCATAAGCCAACCATGGCGCAGGGGCACAACTCCATTGTTCGTCGTAACCTCGGTTCTAAGCTGATCCAAATGGTTTACTCCGGTGACGAAGCCCACGGCAAGCAAGTTGAGATCATCGACGTTCCTACTGAGATGACCAGCAAATTCTCTATCACCGACGAAGAGGTGATGGAACTGGCTAAGCAAGCGGTAATCATCGAGAAGCACTACGGTCGTCCAATGGACATCGAGTGGGCTAAAGATGGCTTAGACGGCAAACTGTACATCGTACAGGCTCGTCCAGAGACCGTTCGCTCTAATGAAGACGCGCAGGTTATTGAGCGCTTTAACCTTGCCAACCGTTCTAATGTACTGATTGAAGGCCGCGCAATTGGCCATAAGATTGGTGCTGGTACCGCTAAGGTTCTGGATTCTATCGAGCAGATGGACTTGATCCAGCCAGGCGATGTTCTGGTTACCGACATGACTGACCCAGATTGGGAACCAATCATGAAGCGTGCTGCAGCTATCGTTACTAACCGTGGTGGCCGTACCTGTCACGCTGCAATTATCGCCCGCGAATTGGGCATTCCTGCAGTAGTAGGTTGTGGTGATGCAACCAGCGTTATCGCGAATGGCCAAGAGGTTACTGTTTCTTGTTCTGAAGGTGATACTGGCTTTATCTACGACAGCAAGCTTGAGTTTGACGTGACAGAGTCTCGCGTTGATAGCCTGCCTGAACTGTCAATGAAGATCATGATGAACGTGGGTAACCCAGATCGTGCTTTCGATTTCGGTCGTTTACCAAACGAAGGCATCGGCTTAGCCCGCCTTGAGTTCATTATCAACCGTATGATTGGTGTGCACCCGAAAGCGTTGTTGAACCTCGAAGATCAGGATGCATCAACCAAAGCTGAAATTGCAGAGATGATGCAGGGCTACGATAACCCGCGTGAGTTCTACATCGCTCGTTTGGCTGAAGGTGTGGCTACTCTGGCGGCATCGGTATACCCGAAACGCATTATCGTTCGTATGTCTGACTTTAAGTCAAACGAATACGCTAACTTGGTTGGCGGTGATCGCTACGAGCCAGAAGAAGAGAACCCAATGTTGGGCTTCCGTGGTGCGGGCCGTTACATCGACGATAGCTTCCGCGATTGTTTCGCTCTTGAGTGTGAAGCGATTAAGCGCGTTCGTTACGAGATGGGCCTTACCAACGTTGAGATGATGATCCCGTTCGTTCGTACCGTTGGCGAAGCTGAGCAAGTTATTGCTGAGATGGCTAAGAACGGTCTCAAGCGTGGCGAGAATGGTCTGAAAGTGCAGATGATGTGTGAACTGCCATCAAACGCATTGCTGGCGGATCAGTTCTTGGATCACTTCGATGGCTTCTCTATCGGTTCTAACGACATGACTCAGCTTACTCTGGGTCTAGATCGCGACTCCGGTATCATTAGCCACCTGTTTGATGAGCGTGACGAAGCAGTCAAGGCACTGCTGTCTATGGCTATCAAAGCGTGTAAGGCGCGTGATAAATACGTTGGGATCTGTGGTCAGGGGCCTTCCGATCACGAAGATTTTGCTCAGTGGTTGGCGGAAGAGGGTATCGATTCGGTCTCCTTGAACCCAGATACTGTGGTTGATACCTGGTTGTACTTGGGTAAAAAATTAGCAAAATAA
- a CDS encoding DUF1285 domain-containing protein — translation MLERLITQVGEHPKLELWQPPLCGDIDIRIDREGQWHCQGTPFNRDRMVRLFASVLRREQDGDYYLVTPVEKWRLQVDDLPFVLTQLHSDDHGSTLSGPLGIECKVNSDHPWQLIDGIPAVRLWHGNWARLSRPLYYQLADKALSRGNELGIELAGQWCVLGLQDAC, via the coding sequence ATGTTAGAGCGTCTGATTACCCAAGTAGGCGAACACCCGAAGCTGGAACTGTGGCAACCACCACTGTGTGGTGATATCGACATTCGCATTGATCGGGAAGGGCAGTGGCACTGTCAAGGAACGCCGTTCAACCGCGACCGCATGGTGCGCCTGTTCGCCAGTGTGCTGCGGCGAGAACAAGATGGCGATTACTATTTGGTAACCCCAGTAGAGAAGTGGCGCCTACAGGTCGATGATCTGCCATTTGTGTTAACACAGCTGCACAGTGATGACCACGGTTCGACCTTGTCAGGGCCGTTGGGTATTGAGTGTAAGGTGAATTCAGATCATCCATGGCAACTCATTGATGGCATCCCAGCGGTTAGATTATGGCACGGCAACTGGGCCAGGTTGAGCCGGCCGCTATACTATCAACTAGCGGATAAAGCGTTATCTAGAGGTAACGAGCTTGGAATTGAACTGGCTGGTCAGTGGTGTGTTTTAGGCCTGCAAGACGCCTGTTAG
- the dsdC gene encoding DNA-binding transcriptional regulator DsdC yields MLSSAILSSMFCFASAARHLSFTKAAEELHLTQSAVSHRIKKLEEQLGFKLFLRFNRRLQLTDQGQGLLAVLDSSLGDLDGAIRDLRQQEFTSSVRIAVPHSFARCWLAERLGDLHSKYPKMTLQVRAQSRTTDFQNEKVDVAVYYDTPARLHLHQQVLFGETLVPVCSKEYAEEHNLWQNPEALANCLLLHDESAWRGAANYDEWTYWAKEAGLTSLNVTHGFIFNRSDLAYRAAMSGQGVALGRWQMVAPQVEKGNLVVPIDAFVPSQQSYLTVCHPDRRDVPAIKAMFDWLAFQAEQSQELMMKHKQLLSFS; encoded by the coding sequence ATGTTAAGTAGCGCCATCTTGTCGTCTATGTTCTGCTTTGCCAGTGCTGCACGCCACCTAAGTTTTACCAAGGCAGCAGAGGAACTCCATCTCACTCAAAGTGCGGTTAGTCACCGTATAAAAAAGTTGGAAGAGCAACTTGGCTTTAAGTTGTTTCTGCGTTTTAACCGACGCTTGCAGCTCACTGATCAAGGCCAAGGCTTGTTGGCTGTATTGGATAGCTCCTTAGGTGATCTTGACGGTGCCATTCGCGACCTGCGCCAACAGGAGTTCACCTCCAGCGTACGTATTGCGGTTCCCCACAGTTTTGCTCGCTGCTGGTTGGCAGAACGCTTGGGCGATCTGCACAGTAAATATCCGAAAATGACACTGCAGGTTCGTGCCCAGAGCCGCACCACCGATTTTCAGAACGAGAAGGTCGATGTAGCGGTGTATTACGACACCCCTGCGCGGTTACACCTGCATCAGCAGGTGCTGTTTGGTGAGACCTTGGTGCCAGTGTGTAGTAAAGAGTACGCTGAGGAGCATAACCTGTGGCAAAACCCAGAAGCCTTGGCAAATTGCCTGTTACTCCATGACGAAAGCGCATGGCGTGGTGCGGCTAATTATGATGAATGGACCTACTGGGCCAAAGAGGCGGGGTTAACCTCACTAAATGTTACCCATGGTTTTATCTTCAACCGGTCAGACCTTGCCTATCGTGCTGCGATGTCTGGTCAAGGGGTTGCATTGGGGCGGTGGCAAATGGTCGCGCCGCAGGTAGAGAAGGGTAACTTGGTGGTGCCGATTGACGCCTTTGTGCCATCGCAACAATCTTACCTAACGGTTTGCCATCCAGATCGCCGTGATGTACCGGCAATCAAAGCGATGTTTGATTGGCTGGCATTCCAAGCGGAACAGAGCCAAGAGCTGATGATGAAACACAAACAGTTGCTGAGTTTTAGCTAA
- a CDS encoding FAD-binding and (Fe-S)-binding domain-containing protein, which yields MLPALHPEASVAADYQQFLTALKGAGFRGDIETRYGHRINYATDNSIYQLLPQAIISPKTVADLQVALQLASSSVQYQQLSFSPRGGGTGTNGQALNTGIIVDTARYLTKVDVVEPSAKTAVVQCGVIKDALNDELRPHGLFFSPDLSTSNRATIGGMISTDASGAGSLVYGKTSDHVLGITAVLDDGSLLETAPWDAEARAKLTGRGRQLAQDILALCQQKQEQIESRFPKLNRFLTGYDLKHCYDPQTDILDLTRLLCGAEGTLGFVVAARLDLTDIPVQRVLVNIQYDSFDSALRDAPSLVEANATVVETIDATVLGLAKQDIIWHNVAALVEPEQTDSRFDGINMVEFAGSEEDVAAGVDALLARLDTKPSSILGYKVCRDLVSIGRVYGMRKKAVGLLAAAKGSRKPIAFAEDTAVPPEKLADFIAEFRTILDREKLNYGMFGHVDAGVLHVRPALDMADPADEQLLYRLSDEVAALTQKYGGLMWGEHGRGIRSKYGPDVFGELFDDLRQIKAWFDPHNKLNPGKICTPLGSDDQLLPLQTKSRGAFNRQISPHSREEYERAIRCNGNGLCFNYQKQSPMCPSYMASGDRVESPKGRADLMREWLRLLAEQGIDLSQYPPKPASVWERTKNSYRNGDDFSHEVYAGMQSCLACKACSGACPVKVDIPTLRAEFLHHYYGRYLRPAKDYLVAGLEDTLPLQSKMPKLVNALSQNAIAVSVIKLLFGYVDAPALSVPTLQQRAPSQPQSIKQLEQQLHRLNEQERANTVLLVQDPFTSHYDALVVEQALHLLSKLGFNAILVPYLAHGKPQHIKGFTNLFKKTATRTTEVLNRLTTYGVPMVGIDPAMVLTYQDEYVESLGIKAIKFEVQLLAPFLLSHLSRWQAVPTSGKKFRLMGHCTESSVRPQGAAEWQKLMSHFGAELNLVSVGCCGMAGTYGHEVANLEISKQLYQMHWSGPLYQGDGEALVSGYSCRSQVKRLDKRQMRHPLQALLDLVE from the coding sequence ATGCTGCCCGCACTGCACCCAGAGGCATCTGTTGCCGCCGATTACCAACAATTTCTTACCGCACTGAAGGGGGCTGGTTTTAGGGGCGATATTGAAACGCGCTATGGCCACCGTATCAACTACGCCACTGATAACAGTATCTACCAGCTGTTACCGCAAGCGATCATCAGTCCAAAGACCGTTGCAGATCTGCAGGTAGCACTGCAACTTGCTTCTAGCAGTGTGCAATATCAACAGCTTAGTTTTAGCCCCCGCGGTGGCGGCACCGGTACCAACGGCCAAGCACTGAATACCGGTATCATTGTCGATACTGCCCGTTATCTGACTAAGGTCGATGTTGTTGAGCCAAGCGCAAAGACTGCGGTAGTGCAATGCGGGGTTATTAAAGACGCGCTTAATGATGAGTTACGGCCTCACGGACTGTTTTTCTCGCCAGATCTCTCCACCTCAAATCGCGCCACCATTGGTGGGATGATCAGCACCGACGCCTCTGGTGCTGGCTCACTGGTGTACGGAAAGACCTCCGATCATGTGTTGGGCATTACCGCAGTGCTCGATGACGGTTCATTGTTGGAGACCGCACCGTGGGATGCCGAGGCGCGAGCCAAATTGACCGGCCGTGGCCGTCAACTTGCGCAAGATATCTTGGCGCTGTGCCAGCAGAAACAGGAGCAGATCGAGTCCCGTTTTCCGAAGTTAAACCGCTTTCTTACCGGTTACGATCTTAAGCACTGCTACGATCCACAAACCGATATTCTCGATCTTACCCGCTTGCTTTGCGGTGCTGAAGGCACCTTGGGTTTCGTTGTTGCAGCGCGGTTGGATCTCACCGATATTCCGGTGCAACGGGTGTTGGTTAATATTCAATATGACAGTTTCGATAGTGCACTACGCGATGCGCCGTCACTGGTTGAAGCAAATGCTACTGTGGTTGAAACCATCGATGCCACAGTTCTTGGCTTAGCTAAGCAAGATATCATTTGGCATAACGTTGCCGCTTTAGTTGAGCCTGAACAAACAGACAGTCGTTTTGATGGCATCAATATGGTTGAGTTTGCTGGTAGCGAAGAAGATGTTGCAGCCGGTGTTGATGCCTTGCTAGCGCGATTAGATACCAAACCTAGCTCGATTCTTGGTTATAAGGTTTGTCGCGATCTGGTTAGCATTGGCCGAGTGTATGGCATGCGCAAGAAGGCCGTTGGTTTGCTTGCTGCAGCTAAGGGCAGTCGTAAACCGATAGCCTTTGCCGAGGACACTGCAGTACCACCGGAGAAGTTGGCCGACTTTATCGCTGAATTTCGTACTATTTTGGATAGAGAAAAGCTCAACTACGGCATGTTCGGTCACGTTGACGCAGGGGTACTGCACGTTCGCCCTGCGCTGGATATGGCGGATCCCGCCGATGAACAACTGCTGTATCGGCTCTCTGATGAGGTGGCAGCTTTAACCCAAAAGTATGGCGGTTTGATGTGGGGGGAGCACGGCCGCGGTATTCGTTCGAAATATGGTCCGGATGTGTTTGGTGAGCTGTTTGATGACTTGCGCCAGATTAAGGCGTGGTTTGACCCTCATAATAAACTCAACCCCGGCAAGATCTGTACACCACTGGGCAGCGACGACCAACTGTTGCCGTTGCAAACCAAAAGCCGCGGTGCATTTAACCGTCAGATCAGCCCCCACAGCCGTGAAGAGTATGAGCGCGCCATTCGCTGTAACGGTAATGGTTTGTGCTTCAACTACCAAAAACAATCGCCGATGTGTCCGTCATACATGGCCAGTGGCGACCGAGTTGAAAGCCCTAAAGGGCGCGCTGATCTGATGCGGGAATGGTTGCGATTACTAGCAGAGCAGGGCATCGACTTAAGCCAATACCCACCCAAGCCAGCAAGTGTGTGGGAGCGAACCAAGAACAGTTACCGCAACGGCGACGACTTTTCTCACGAAGTCTATGCGGGAATGCAAAGCTGCCTAGCCTGCAAAGCGTGTTCAGGAGCCTGCCCAGTTAAAGTGGATATCCCAACCTTGCGGGCAGAATTTCTTCACCACTACTACGGCCGTTATCTCCGTCCAGCCAAAGATTACTTGGTTGCAGGCTTAGAAGACACCTTGCCGCTGCAATCGAAGATGCCGAAGTTGGTTAATGCGTTAAGCCAGAACGCTATTGCTGTAAGCGTAATTAAGCTGTTGTTCGGTTATGTCGATGCGCCAGCACTGTCGGTGCCGACCTTGCAACAACGAGCACCAAGCCAACCACAGAGCATTAAGCAGCTCGAGCAGCAACTGCATCGTCTCAATGAGCAAGAGCGCGCTAACACCGTGTTGTTGGTGCAGGATCCCTTTACCAGCCACTATGATGCGCTGGTGGTGGAGCAAGCATTACACCTGCTGAGCAAATTAGGGTTTAATGCGATTTTGGTGCCGTACTTAGCTCATGGTAAGCCGCAACATATTAAAGGTTTCACTAACCTGTTTAAGAAGACCGCTACTCGAACCACTGAGGTGCTCAACCGATTAACGACCTACGGTGTGCCGATGGTGGGTATTGATCCAGCGATGGTGCTGACTTATCAAGACGAGTACGTTGAATCGCTTGGGATTAAGGCGATCAAATTTGAAGTACAGTTATTAGCGCCGTTTTTACTTAGCCACCTATCACGCTGGCAAGCTGTGCCTACATCCGGCAAGAAGTTTCGCTTGATGGGCCATTGTACAGAAAGCAGTGTTAGACCGCAGGGTGCTGCAGAGTGGCAAAAGTTGATGAGTCATTTTGGTGCCGAGCTTAACCTTGTTAGTGTTGGCTGTTGTGGTATGGCTGGGACCTACGGCCATGAGGTTGCCAACCTTGAGATATCCAAGCAGCTGTATCAGATGCACTGGTCCGGGCCCTTGTATCAAGGCGATGGTGAAGCTTTAGTGAGTGGCTATTCATGTCGTAGCCAAGTTAAACGTTTGGACAAACGGCAGATGCGCCATCCGCTGCAAGCGTTGTTGGATCTGGTTGAGTAG